The segment ttttcccttttgctttttatttttttcttcccacttttgACGATTAATTTATGTAGCACAGAATATTTTACTTGTGCACATAATGCAATAAGCTGCAAAATTATATACTGTGtcatttgtacaaaaaaaaaaaaaggtaagtcCTTTATTAGCACGATTTAGAGAGGTACAGATGAAGTATGCATAATTCGCAAGTGTGTGTTGTATATACTTAGAAAAAAGAGATCTAGCGGAGTATTAATTTGTTAGATGAATTACCCTGCCAGTTTattgccccccttttgaggagaacgttataaaaaaaaaaataataataataataaaatgcaaTCCAATGCAATTAAATTGTTTTGATTTTAttcaaaggaagaaaaaacaaaacgcgGTTTTCTGTCGAAGTGGTCTATCAATTAAGTGCGTCTGGTTGTACATTTCAAAAGGGGCCACTAAGTTGTGCGAATGGCTCTACCGGTGTGCGTGCATTTTTGTGTGAAGTGGTAGCCAACCCTCAGTCGTCACTGTTTCACACGATAAAATTGGGAGAAACGTATATAACGTATGAAATGGCCTATCTTACCTTCTTCGGCAGGATAAATGGAGAAACTATTTGAACAAGTAACATtcgaataaaaattaacccTAACTTGTTCAACGTTGTATTAAAACATGGTATACATATTAACGTGCCATAATTTTACGTTATCGTATTTGATaagtataataattatttatgccCATTTTGAGGGAGGTAATGAAACTGGCAAGTTTACCAGTTGGGGGATATcgttcttcttctacttATTGTtacattaaatattaatgaGGAAGGTTAAAGGTAGACTTATAGCTAGCACAAATTTATTCTATTTGGTATTACAAATGGATTTACCCGAGGAGAGTTCCCCCCCCAAAGTGAGACTCATTGTACATGCGATATGTCATACATGTGGGGACATTTATTATGACGTGTTTGAAGTTTGAACAATCagccttattttttttctaattaatGCGGGTAATTTGGCTGATATATGGGTTAATAGCTTAACTATGACTAAAGCGGCTGTGTAAAAGGCAGTTCCATAAAGaacaacataaaaaggatCATATTGTGTGTATACACcttcgcaaaaaatatatttatttttttcacacgaTTATTAACCTCGATTTAAAACATGATGTAttgtatactttttttttgctttatacTTTTACCCAAATTAATTGAATACATaaacagggggaaaaaggaaagaaggtTAACATGGTTAGGGATTATAACTTCCATCCACTTGGAATTATATCACACCTCTTTTGGTcatacataataaaaaaaaagttttttttttaattcctgcTGACCTCATCCATGGTGTTAAAAGGTGTTTACGTATAACACAGATGAGAgtattaataataacataaggactttgtataaaaaataattactaaTAAATACGATTTTGCAATAAAACTGGTGAAGCAAGCTTATTTTtacgcatattttttatggttTTACACCATTCATGGATGAGGATTCCACAAAATAGCTGTTCGCCTTTTGCAATAATAATGTAATGGTAGAAGTAAAAAGATATAAATAATGCGTTTTTATaaatgagtaaaaaaattgaaagattCAAAGAGTTATTAAAAGGATAGGACACTTTTTATACTAAGTATAATATGATAATTGATTGTcgtatttattttgcattcttATAACTTaatatttattccttttttttttctaaatagcTGTCCGAATTTTATGGCATGGTATTATATGCGAAAATAATATGTACTAACTTATTAATGCCTTTAACGtgtttcaattttaaaaaaaggcgtaCAGCGCGTTTGCAAAACCTTAGAAAAAAAGTCGTACGCAGGGTATAACAAATGGACATGTTTGCAAAGTATTGCCAATACAATATGTTTTGTTTGTACGATTTGATAAGCGTAcgcaattatatattatgtatatattatctatatatcatatatgtatatgcgaACAAATTATGGTAAAAATACCGCTTCAGTGACTTCattacattttgttcattgcCTAAATAAAATGGTGGATAGGATATGGTCAGTATTCGAAggaattaaagaaaaatctatacgtagttttattttttatatttgtacctaaaaaaattataaatgcgCATATCGCttttttactataattttttacttaaacaTTACCCTTTTACTTTAGCTGGGTATGGTTGTATTTATACATAgaggattaaaaaattgcNNNNNNNNNNNNNNNNNNNNNNNNNNNNNNNNNNNNNNNNNNNNNNNNNNNNNNNNNNNNNNNNNNNNNNNNNNNNNNNNNNNNNNNNNNNNNNNNNNNNNNNNNNNNNNNNNNNNNNNNNNNNNNNNNNNNNNNNNNNNNNNNNNNNNNNNNNNNNNNNNNNNNNNNNNNNNNNNNNNNCTTGAATGGAGGATGGGTAAAAAGAGTTTTGCTCGTTTAAAAGCAATTTTATCAATCATGAACGtaattttaataagaaaaataaatataaattatatatattatattttatttatattatatataaaattaccGCTTCAATTTTCTATTTActagataaaaaaagagtatattaacttttttgtgttttcttttttttttctaaatgaaaaaaaaaaaaaaaaaatatatatacaatacatatatgtaatattactttcctaattttattaatactTTGTTTCatgaaacaaaatattaataattaataattttgtgaatatttACTTATCTTtatggaaagaaaatgacaatttagtattacatatatatgaatatactAATATAGCGAGCATTCTTCGCAGATTTTATAGTTGATATCATatgatatttaataaatgatCAAAAAGATATTTATTTACCTATATATAAATCTTTACGTTTAacttattttgtataagaaaaaaaatctaggTATAATtcatgtaatatttttaagtgtATACTTACATATAATATTCCTCAGTGATAGTGGGTACTCCACTGGCTAGTtggaaatattaaaaaagaagattATTCCTACTGCAATttgaatgaataaataaataaataaaatcagACCCAAGGTGAAAAGCGGAGAAAAGGCATATATTTAGAGTATTAGCAAATTGAATGTGATTGTATACTAATACCAGACGCGATATatcagggaaaaaaaaaaaaaaaagttaaatcATTGTTTCAAACATGGCAACTGTAAAGAAATATCTtagtaaaggaaaaaataaaaaattccctATTTTAgtgaatatttatgtagtcacCCTTCTGATTTGGACATTACAatgttttaataataatgtaagatttgtaaaaatggagaaaagtggaaaaaaattgaaatttttttagacATCATTGTTTAGCCTTAATTGCATTTGCAGTCAACAGAATTTGCAAGAACATATTGATAATAtgtgagagaaaaaaatgtttatatttttaatatatatactttccattttttactttttttccccccatctccccctttttagtGTTTTTTCAATAAGTCTTGTAATGGTAATGGCAACTACTACAATGCAGAGGGAGCGTCGCTTAATAGAGTCAAAAACAGATGTTTAGGAGAACGTGGAAGTTTCTTTGGCCCCGAAATGGAGGTGCTAAAAGACACAGTTGTAAATTACCTTTTAggtaataacaaaaaaaacaatgatGGTAATAGAAACGAAATGAAACCAGAGGTGGTGGAACCAAGATACGATCATTCTCCAAGAAACTATCGTGACGGTCATTATCACAATGGTCATGAAGACATTAGAACACATGACAATTATGATATAAGAGACGGACGCTCTCATGGTAATCAAAATCGTCAAGGTCCGGAAGTAATGTCATATTACATACCAGAAGGGGCATCGGATAAAGACCGATCGATACAGCCTGTATATTATCCAACTAAACCAGCAGCACAAAGAATGCgttataatgataataacGGTACCTCCATGATAGGTTATTTAAAGCACTTCTTACTGGAGCAGCAGTTATTTGCTTCGCCggttttaaataaaatggccccacttttttttttaatgttccTTTACTACGTAATATCAGCTATTATAAGCAATTTCCGTCATATTATAGCGCTCTATTTCCTGGCCAAAATAGTGAAATTGCACTATAacagtaataataattaatgggaaaaaaaaaaaaaaaaaaagaagtgaagtgaagggggaggaaaagcaTATATACTCTTTTAATGAAATTCTATTCACGTAAGGAGTAAGAATATAAGTGGAGCGAAGCGTTTTAAAGTATGAAGGTTTACATGATCCATCGGCACAACTTTACATAAAAGCAAAAGTATGAATCCTTAAGGAAAATCGTAAAATTGGTATATAATAGTTAGGGCTATGCTGACATTTTTTGGTATTCGCTAATATTGTATAACATATtagtatacatatgcaattATTGTATgtgttgatatttttatcgCATCATTTTCTGTACATTAAAATGTGGGTCCTGTATTGTAAGGAGTAGCAATGTAACATTGTAGTAGCGTAATAGTGGGCGCCTTCAAGCTAtccatatgtgtgtatacgtGTGTGCGCATGAGTCTGCACATGTGCCTcatatatgcgtatgtgCGTGCATGTACGCCGCAGTGTGCActtacgtatgtacatatatgctgAAATATACACCATGTTACGTGCatgcataaataaatatacatatatatacgtatctATATGCttaaatgtgcacatatgcacatatacacttatataagtgtatatatacatacatttttttgatgtagtgttttttcatctttaaaGGAACACAATGcctaattattataaatcgttaattttttttaaggaggctacttttaatttatgtatattgTATTTGTATGAAAAGtggtatgtatatatgtatgtatacataatatatatgtacatgcaaaGAATGCTTTTCCCATTGTGCATATCCAGTTTTTAAGATTAATTTTTGATGTCATCACTTATGCATATATAGTTACATTGAATTAatgaattaatttatatatctaTTACTTAATGTGTACACccgtttttatattttataattaactCTATATTTTAAcgtaatattttatgtattattatttttttttttttcctaaattaaacaattttaataagtaaaatgtaaaaaaataaatccaaaatgagaaatttgCAACTTTTTGCTGATTTATCATGAAATATGTGCCAAAGTTTATCACTAAATCGAATTcgttgtaaaataaaattctattatattattggaacattttgaacattttactgaacaaaaaggggatctAAAAAGGTTCAAGCTATACTATatgggtaattttttttttttttttttttttttaattaggGGGtgcttaaaattttgtaaaatgcaCACCAATTgtggaatttttatttttacaaaatatcgAGTGGGTAATTTAGTTAATCGTTCGTTGAGGAATATGGGAATGGGTAAACAGCACATGCGTAGATGCGCTGAGACAAGCtagaaaagttgaaaaaagagaataattcttttttggaaagaaacaaaaaccGAAAGCATTATCTTAAATGAATAAGCgtttacacaaatttgagaaatacttacattttcttttccgccTTAAGAGGGAATTAATCTAAAGGGATGACTGATCAAAACGGATATGGTATATTAGCAGCTTCTGAAATGaagagaataaaattaagcagtgccatttttttgcccccaaTGTGTTACTTTACGTCGTAAGAATCGTGCCCTATTGGGGTGTTCCTACACATTTGAgcatttcttatttttgccaatttCAAGAGTAAAAAACTTGAGCCTTGCAAATTTTGTACAGCCAAATGAAGTTCTTAAAATGTAGCCAAAACTTTAAGGACTGGTGAAAACGGAATAAATAAGACCTTTTCGGTGAAGCGAAAAATATGGCATTTCACACGATGTGcagaatatttatatttgtacGTTCGCACTTTTGCACGattgcacatattttatgttaactGGTCCACTTAGACTAAGGCATTTAGTCGCCCCATTTGTTAGGTAGCGTATTAGAACTAAAATTGGGATGAGCATAATACGCataatgtagaaaaattgtTCCTTTTTAGGAAGTACTGCTTTATGTCCCAATTTGGTAAGCTAATTTGTAGATCCATcttagttattttttccttttccttaaAACAGTTATGGAAGATTTATGACGGGGCCAAATATAGTGTAACATATAATCCGCGTTGTGctaaaatatgcatatatggtggtttaaaaaaaaaaaaattttttttctttgggaattctatcattttaaaaaatgttcttaatatatttttatagaataaaaattccaaacatgattaaaaaagaaatagaagggaacatttattatatatgcattttgtttctttgttGTATCGCTCGCCAAATGAGAAATGCGTTAGAGTATTATTGAATGAAGAGCCACATTACTTAACAGAACTTGGGTTGcaattattaaaatgaaaaaaatgttaattggCATATATTCTACAAGGTATAAATGAGCCATTCGTGTgctaataaaatatgttaatttttgagcgcaaaaaaatgagtataATTGATTAGCCTTAGTTGGTTACAATATAAGGGATCATGGTCGTTAATTTGGATCACAAAGAATTATTTGATGGAAAACTTGTTTTTTGTCAGTTTGGAGGTAATCCTAATGTCGCGCAAGGGGTTAACAGTGTACCCATTTCAGCATTATGCATTgcagttttaaaaattggaatCATACTACACAGATATTTAtcgtaaggaaaaaaacgttcaACCATTATGTACTGTCATTTCATTTGGAGATTTGCTCTTGAAcgttttcataaaattttcatgtaTTCTAGAGCAACGGAGATTGTAATCAGCAATTAGGGGGATATGGgtggaaattaaaatgaaaagaggaaTTTAAAATAGAAGAAGAGACCAAATGAgaggactttttttttatcttttttccaCATGGAGGTAAAAGCTGCAAATTTGATGATGTCGCAAATGCCATAAttcatttgtatattttactGTTATTTGCATACTTAGCATTTATTTAACACTAAAAAAGGACAGTTCGTTGTATTtactttttgttcatttgttgtttttaatatgttaaaatgCCTGTGAGAGGAACATGCGgatatataagaaaaaaattagaaccCTCtcgaaaaaatacaaatttgtaaaattggTGAAATAAGAACCCATTATTTTACAATTGTGGAAGTTTCCTTATTCCaccaaaattaaattaatagaaggaattattttatttaagtttaattttttcttcttacatGGTAAAATCTAAGGACTTAAACCTAATTTTGATCTTAAAAAAAGCAGTGTTTCATTATAACATTTGgttaaacgaaaaaatttgttaaaattttttataaattcgtTTAATTGGGgatgtattttttactaaaaaaataataaaatgaaaaatttgttcattgaattgtgcttcttttttttttttttttttttttatatattaattcgtatgcaaaaaagattaaattttccattttgttttccgtTGGAACcatattttcaatatatttttttaagattctattaaaaaacttttagctacgtaacttttttttaataatNNNNNNNNNNNNNNNNNNNNNNNNNNNNNNNNNNNNNNNNNNNNNNNNNNNNNNNNNNNNNNNNNNNNNNNNNNNNNNNNNNNNNNNNNNNNNNNNNNNNNNNNNNNNNNNNNNNNNNNNNNNNNNNNNNNNNNNNNNNNNNNNNNNNNNNNNNNNNNNNNNNNNNNNNNNNNNNNNNNNNNNNNNNNNNNNNNNNNNNNNNNNNNNNNNataaaataatttttaatttacagtaagatataattttctattttatgtTCCCTTTGCTTGTTTTTCCGTTAGTTATAAATAAACACAGaagtgtataaaaaaaaaattctcaacaattttaattaaaccAAATAACagattccctttttttttttatttttattgaaaacTTAATCATTAAATATGAATCTCCATAAGATGAACAGTTCCAGTTTATTATCTGGAAAGAAACtttcaaatttgaataagaaaaattctgGTGAAAACGTCTGCGATTTATCTAGCAATGGGGAAAAGATTAATGCCagtggcaattttttaagcttttttttttccagacGTTCAGTTATCGCCATAGGTGCCATTCTTTGTGTTATATTACAGGTAAGGAGTAGAAAgatgaatatatgtatataatggaaatatatatatgtataagtagaaaaaaaaaaggcacattttttgcatgacTTTAGggtttttctcccattttttaaaaaaatgcattttacaTGTTTATCTTTGATTTCCCAAACTTTCATGTAGAATACTTGCACATTTGAGAATACGACGAATTCACAATTGGGATTAACTGCAAGATTTTCTAGGAATTTAGttgaaaagagaaaagatAAAACTGGAGCAAAGCCAACTGCAACATCTGTTTCAGGTGCGCCAAGACAATTACCACCTCAGACTTCTACTAATGCTATAGCACCAAAAGTGTTAGATTCAAAGAAAGATACAATAAATGGCAGAATAGTTGACATGGAAGAGTTGCGAGAAAGATGCCATGATAATGAAAAGGAGATAAAAGAAGATGAGATAGACATAATGCTGTATTATTTAGTACAACCAGGTTGCTTTTGTAAAATAGATGCTCTTGCTACGTGGTGGCAAATTCGCAGAAAAGAGTTAAAGGAGTGGGACAATTTTTCTACACAAGTGTCAAGACTTTACCAAGACACagcaaataaatgtaaatacaGTGGAAAATCATCAGATGACCTTTTGAAGAAGGCTCAACTTGACTGTACGCACAAAGCAAAAGCTATGGAATCTTCTTATAATGATAAGATTTATGGTCTTCTTAACCAAAAGGATAAACAGCCCCAAGCTTATGTGGATGGTGTTAGTAAGTATAGAAATGATCAGGAAAGTCTAAGAAATCAATGTTGGgatgaatgggaaaaatattttaatgaaaaaatgtcaGGGAAACCTTTTGTTAAAGATGTACCTAAAAAGCCAGAGGCACCTAAAAAGGGAGCGGCACCTAAAAAGGGATCGGAACCTAAAAAGGGATCGGAACCTAAAAAGGGAGCGGCACCTAAAAAGCCAGCGGAACCCAAAAAGCCAGCGGAACCCAAAAAGCCAGCGGAACCCAAAAAGCCAGCGGAACCTAAAAAGGGAGCGCCACCCAAAAAGACACcagcgaaaaaataaaagttttgACATGGTGACAATTCAGAAATGCGcttttctaaaaataatagttTGAAAAAGTATTGTAAATACGGCTATTGCGGTTATGGAGATATTCACGAGCTTTTTtgtgataatttttcatataaaataaaattgtagagttgtatacatattttttttttttctttttgcataaatTGAAGTTTTATGGCAATGCACATTTTATTGGTTATAATAAATCacctttcatattttttcctttgatCTTCACTTTGCCCCttcttttctattttctttttcctctcctttttttttgcataatattttccttcttaataGGTGCAACAACTTAATTTGTCCTAGtgataatattataaatatgttacgtTTTGGctaacaaaaatgataattttaaataagtcTATAGTTATGCACATAAACATTTGTAAGCGCGCTTTAGTAtttgcatttatttgaatttaaatatatttttctacaaATTAACATAATTACAAAACTTGTATGTTTCTCTACATTGTTGATCGATTGCAGTTAAAATGGTAGAATGATGATTTTGTATGTTGATATTAATaagaatgttttttttttggggtgtgtgtgggggggataAAAGTTGATGTTAGATAGAAGGGTTATATAGTTACACCTTAAGCAGCATAATTATGtaacacttaaaaaaaattatttaatttgatcttttttttttatcttcattagggaagttctttcttttttcgatATAAGCAGTTTTCTATTTGCACCAAACTATAGAACTCGATGTTTCCTATTAGGGGAAATTCCGTTACACCGTctttcaaataaaatttcacgGGTCTGTTAAGAGGCATCATTATAATGCAAATAGTTCGTATGACGTCACTAGCATATTTTGAGTGCTTATTAGTTAAAAGGTTGCTTTCAGGAAAAACTATTTAGTTCTCCTTTATGGTGTAAGTTTTCTTTCCCGGGTTGGTTCTACATGCACTGATGTTTCCAGttgaaatgaagaaagaaaataaacaaataaaaaaaaatagcgttGATTTTATTCCCAATATGAATGTACCTTTTCTCTTACTTTTAACTTtggtaatattttattttacttctctgatttttatttcttcaaatgttttccattttttatgcttaccGTTAATGgtgaaaagggaggaaacTTTGTGGCTAGTCTGTGCAGGATCCCTTGCAGCGAGATATCGTTTGATCCAAATAAAATAGATTCAAATGAAGggaagtttttattttttgcacatcAGTTGAATATACAACAGAGAGGATATTTCGGATCGGCGGAAGGGTAACGGGGCCTTTTAACAGAGTGTGTAATAGCGTCctatatatcttttttttatcaaaaaacaATGATTTGTCGCTATTATGTATTAAAGTTAAGATTGCAaactgaaatatattttaggtatttattattttcctctttaaGTATTgatcatttcctttttttgaagacgCGTGAAGGCGAATCGTTCATTTGCAAACATGTTTCAGTGTTACATTCAGAGTAAATTCACGCTTTTTCGGtgtggtcattttttttttattttatatgaaagTCTATATTTCcagtaaaaatgaatatttaaatgCCACCTGACATGCGTTTCGTGAAAGTACGTTTCCCtgtttcctcccttttgcatagccattttttaacaCGGAAACTTTGCgtatttcacaaaatggaaacaacgAATTGGTTTAATGATGTAGAAGCTATATTTCGGCTAGGTACCGTGcccataaaaattaaaaatgtatatggAATATTTAATGAGTcaataaaattgataaaatacTTTGCGGAGTTATTCGATTTTTATTTGACTTTGGTTCCATGGTGCACTATACACAATTTCGTGAGCACGACGACAATGACACCTTTTctcaacaaaatgaacactgtgagcaaaatttttttgtaaggtGAAAACATAAATAGCACATGCTCATTATAGGAAAGGATATACCCGGTGGAAGGCATGTCCAAGTGTGTGGTTATATTGTCCATTTTCGCATAACAATGGAGAGTATGCcgttttattcaaaatggataTTCACCTTTGCGCAGTTGCCCTCAGCATGTTGTTTGCTAGGAATATATTTCCCGCAAACAGTTAAGAAACTTACAAGGGTTTATTAATCATTTATATGAACGTAAGAAAGCAAATGGTAACAGATCAAAAAATTACAGATATGACAATTGGTGAGTTCCAAAATTTACCCATCAGTGTATAGACAAACGAAATGCAAACCTTTATCCAGATATAAATTTTCAGAGTGTGCTACTCAAATGGCCAAAAAATTAGGtaacatcatttttgtgaCGTTATGGtttgtataaaaattaaaatgaccCAATCTTTTATCAGGAGAAGTAACTTTGTGTAGAGGATTTGTCTAGGCAAAACCTTCGTGGGGGCAGAAAGGAATTATAACGAATTGAGCAAAGGTACATGCAGCAAATGTACATACAGCAAAGGTACATACAGCAAAGGCACATAGAGCAAAGGTACATAGAGCAAAGGTACATAGAGCAAAGGCACATAGAGCAAAGGCACATACAGTGAATATATCCTACAAATTatacacgaaaaaaaaaaaaatatgtatattgaCTGATTATGGCTGAAGAATACATTCTTTAATAGATAACATTTGTAAGAACGTAGACTTTGGCGATATCTGCTTGTATTCGAAattaacatgaaaaaaaaaaactgtggAAAAAAGGCGGTGGAAGAAGAGATGCACCAAATATTCAAACTCACTGATTAGTAAACGAATTTCAGATATTAGCAGTACAAAATATACTTCTAATAAGgattatagaaaaaaaaaaaaaaaatggcgcgTTTAAGTGCAAATAGGTGtacactaaaaaaaatattgattgAGTGCAATTTGAAGATAGCATTtggtgtaaaaatatatgcctaCCAAGAATGAAGATGCAGTGGCTTATTATTTAGAAAAGGATTTATCTGCACACCCAACGATTTTTACGTTTTACAGATAAAAGATAGCTTAAAAGCATAACGACATGGTTCATGCCATACTCAAATGAATCGCTTTCTCACTCTTACAATTGGCACATCGTCACTTTTTACACCttaatgattatttttcattaaatctTTGTTTCCACCATGTTTTAGTGcatttttgatatatatatatttttcttttttgtcattatcCCCACAATCGTTACATTTTCGAATGAATGGCCCCAAGTAAAGATAGAAAAACTAGCTAAAAGGTGCggatagagaaaaaaaaagagtaaagaTTATTAGAGTTGTGTTTATGAGATTTATGAAGAAGAGCATTTTTGTCATGGATAAGAGAAAAGCAGAATTTCCACTACATTCATGACGAATGgtgaatttttattatcgTCATCAACGACGATTATGTATGTAGAAATGCAGAAAGACGAATCAGTATGCATCAGTTATTACGAGAGAGATGCAGGTGTCTAGGATGGTAGTAGGAAAATATCAGTGTCTGCTGCAAAGGAAAGAATGTGTGAATTGAGGGTGATTTGTGAAGTAGTATGTGGTTGAAAGAATTTGTATAGTCTGTAAAATGGGCAAAGAATTAGATGTATTAGATATATAGTAAGCTGCGAAATGgtagcaaaatgaaaaaaaagggggggaaNNNNNNNNNNNNNNNNNNNNNNNNNNNNNNNNNNNNNNNNNNNNNNNNNNNNNNNNNNNNNNNNNNNNNNaaaaaaaaaaaaaatagaagatgaaattttaatttctgtTTAAGATAATAATGAATATTAATTAACAGCTTGAATaagtttttaaatataaaaacaaaaattgctACATTGATTTGTTTGATGGAAAAATGCGTTGCTTCGTATGATTATATTAAGTCGTGTTTATATGTAATCATtaaaacacaaaaacaaTAACGATTTTGTATACACTTGGCTGAAtgaaaaatggtaaaaaaaaaaaaaaaaaaaattccgttactgtaaatatgtaaggaatgtaaatttttttttttt is part of the Plasmodium cynomolgi strain B DNA, chromosome 8, whole genome shotgun sequence genome and harbors:
- a CDS encoding hypothetical protein (putative), translated to MATVKKYLSKGKNKKFPILVNIYVVTLLIWTLQCFNNNCFFNKSCNGNGNYYNAEGASLNRVKNRCLGERGSFFGPEMEVLKDTVVNYLLGNNKKNNDGNRNEMKPEVVEPRYDHSPRNYRDGHYHNGHEDIRTHDNYDIRDGRSHGNQNRQGPEVMSYYIPEGASDKDRSIQPVYYPTKPAAQRMRYNDNNGTSMIGYLKHFLLEQQLFASPVLNKMAPLFFLMFLYYVISAIISNFRHIIALYFLAKIVKLHYNSNNN
- a CDS encoding hypothetical protein (putative); the encoded protein is MNLHKMNSSSLLSGKKLSNLNKKNSGENVCDLSSNGEKINASGNFLSFFFSRRSVIAIGAILCVILQNTCTFENTTNSQLGLTARFSRNLVEKRKDKTGAKPTATSVSGAPRQLPPQTSTNAIAPKVLDSKKDTINGRIVDMEELRERCHDNEKEIKEDEIDIMLYYLVQPGCFCKIDALATWWQIRRKELKEWDNFSTQVSRLYQDTANKCKYSGKSSDDLLKKAQLDCTHKAKAMESSYNDKIYGLLNQKDKQPQAYVDGVSKYRNDQESLRNQCWDEWEKYFNEKMSGKPFVKDVPKKPEAPKKGAAPKKGSEPKKGSEPKKGAAPKKPAEPKKPAEPKKPAEPKKPAEPKKGAPPKKTPAKK